Proteins from one Enterobacter bugandensis genomic window:
- a CDS encoding pirin family protein — MIYLRKANERGHANHGWLDSWHSFSFADYYDPNFMGFSALRVINDDVIDAGQGFGTHPHKDMEILTYVLEGAVEHQDSMGNKEQVPAGEFQIMSAGTGVRHSEYNPSKTEKLHLYQIWIIPEETGITPRYEQRRFDAKQGKQLVLSPDAREGSLKVHQDMELYRWALAKDEQSVHQIAANRRVWIQVVKGEVSINGTKATTADGLAVWDEQALSVHADSESEILLFDLPPV, encoded by the coding sequence ATGATCTACTTACGCAAAGCAAACGAACGCGGTCACGCAAATCATGGCTGGCTGGACTCATGGCATTCATTCTCGTTTGCCGACTACTACGACCCGAACTTCATGGGCTTCTCCGCGCTGCGCGTGATTAACGACGACGTGATTGATGCAGGCCAGGGCTTCGGTACCCACCCGCACAAAGACATGGAAATCCTGACTTATGTGCTGGAAGGGGCGGTTGAGCACCAGGACAGCATGGGCAACAAAGAGCAGGTGCCGGCGGGCGAGTTCCAGATTATGAGCGCGGGTACCGGGGTGCGTCACTCTGAGTACAACCCGAGCAAAACGGAAAAACTGCACCTGTATCAAATCTGGATCATTCCAGAAGAGACCGGCATCACGCCACGCTACGAGCAGCGCCGCTTCGACGCGAAACAGGGCAAACAGCTGGTGCTGTCCCCGGACGCGCGTGAAGGTTCCCTGAAAGTGCATCAGGATATGGAGCTGTACCGCTGGGCGCTGGCGAAAGACGAGCAGTCCGTGCACCAGATTGCCGCCAACCGCCGCGTCTGGATCCAGGTGGTGAAAGGGGAAGTGTCTATCAACGGCACCAAAGCCACCACCGCCGATGGTCTGGCCGTCTGGGATGAGCAGGCGCTCTCCGTGCACGCCGACAGCGAAAGCGAAATCCTGCTGTTTGACCTGCCTCCGGTCTAA
- the plsB gene encoding glycerol-3-phosphate 1-O-acyltransferase PlsB, which produces MSGWPRIYYKLLNLPLSILVKSKSIPAEPALELGLDTSRPIMYVLPYNSKADLLTLRAQCLAHDLPDPLEPLEVDGTLLPRYVFIHGGPRVFTYYTPKEESIKLFHDYLDLHRSNPDLDVQMVPVSVMFGRRPGREKGEENPPLRMLNGIQKFFAVSWLGRDSFVRFSPSVSLRRMADEHGTDKIIAQKLARVARMHFARQRLAAVGPRLPARQDLFNKLLASKAIARAVEDEARSKKISHEKAQQNAIALMEEIAANFSYEMIRLSDRILGFTWNRLYQGINVHNAERVRQLAHDGHEIVYVPCHRSHMDYLLLSYVLYHQGLVPPHIAAGINLNFWPAGPIFRRLGAFFIRRTFKGNKLYSTVFREYLGELFSRGYSVEYFVEGGRSRTGRLLDPKTGTLSMTIQAMLRGGTRPITLVPIYIGYEHVMEVGTYAKELRGATKEKESLPQMLRGLSKLRNLGQGYVNFGEPMPLMTYLNHHVPDWRESIDPIEAVRPAWLTPTVNGIASELMVRINNAGAANAMNLCCTALLASRQRSLTREQLTEQLDCYLDMMRNVPYSVDSTAPSATASELIDHALQMNKFEVEKDTIGDIIILPREQAVLMTYYRNNIAHMLMLPSLMAAIITQHRRISRQELLRHVETLYPMLKAELFLRWSKEELAVELDKLTEELRRQGLITVANDELHINPSRSRTLQLLAAGARETLQRYAITFWLLSANPSINRGTLEKESRTLAQRLSVLHGINAPEFFDKAVFSSLVLTLRDEGFISDTGDAEPEETLKVYQMLAELITSDVRLTIESATQGE; this is translated from the coding sequence CACTTGAACCACTGGAAGTTGACGGCACTTTGCTGCCGCGCTACGTGTTCATTCACGGCGGGCCGCGCGTGTTTACCTATTACACACCGAAAGAAGAGTCCATCAAGCTGTTCCACGACTATCTCGACCTGCACCGCAGCAATCCTGACCTGGATGTACAGATGGTGCCGGTATCGGTGATGTTTGGTCGCCGTCCGGGCCGCGAAAAAGGCGAAGAGAACCCGCCGCTGCGCATGCTTAACGGCATCCAGAAATTCTTCGCGGTCTCCTGGCTGGGACGCGACAGCTTTGTGCGCTTCTCCCCTTCCGTCTCCCTTCGCCGAATGGCGGACGAGCACGGCACTGACAAGATCATCGCGCAAAAACTGGCGCGCGTGGCACGTATGCACTTCGCCCGTCAGCGCCTGGCGGCCGTAGGGCCACGTCTTCCGGCGCGTCAGGACCTGTTCAACAAGCTGCTGGCCTCCAAAGCGATCGCCCGCGCCGTTGAAGACGAAGCGCGCAGCAAGAAAATTTCCCATGAGAAAGCCCAGCAGAACGCCATTGCGCTGATGGAAGAGATCGCAGCGAACTTCTCCTACGAGATGATTCGCCTGTCCGATCGTATTCTCGGCTTTACCTGGAACCGCCTGTATCAGGGCATCAACGTGCATAACGCTGAGCGTGTACGTCAGCTGGCGCACGATGGTCATGAGATTGTCTATGTCCCCTGCCACCGCAGCCACATGGACTACCTGCTTCTCTCCTACGTGCTCTATCACCAGGGACTGGTACCGCCGCACATTGCCGCCGGTATTAACCTGAACTTCTGGCCAGCAGGCCCGATTTTCCGCCGCCTGGGCGCGTTCTTTATTCGTCGTACCTTCAAGGGCAACAAGCTCTACTCCACCGTGTTCCGCGAGTATCTAGGCGAGCTGTTCAGCCGCGGCTACTCCGTAGAGTACTTCGTTGAGGGCGGGCGCTCCCGTACCGGTCGTCTGCTCGATCCGAAGACCGGCACGCTGTCGATGACCATTCAGGCGATGCTGCGCGGCGGTACGCGTCCAATCACGCTTGTGCCAATTTACATTGGCTATGAGCACGTGATGGAAGTTGGCACGTACGCCAAAGAGCTGCGCGGTGCGACCAAAGAAAAAGAGAGCCTGCCGCAGATGCTGCGCGGCCTGAGCAAGTTACGCAACCTGGGTCAGGGCTACGTAAACTTTGGCGAGCCGATGCCGCTGATGACGTATCTGAACCATCATGTTCCGGATTGGCGCGAGTCTATCGATCCTATCGAAGCGGTGCGTCCGGCCTGGCTGACGCCAACGGTGAACGGTATCGCGTCCGAACTGATGGTGCGCATTAACAACGCCGGTGCGGCCAATGCGATGAACCTGTGCTGTACGGCGCTGCTGGCTTCACGTCAGCGTTCCCTGACCCGTGAACAGCTCACGGAGCAGCTGGACTGCTATCTGGACATGATGCGCAACGTGCCATACTCGGTTGATTCGACAGCCCCTTCTGCTACCGCCAGCGAGCTTATCGATCACGCGCTGCAGATGAACAAGTTCGAAGTCGAGAAAGATACGATCGGCGATATCATCATTCTGCCGCGCGAGCAGGCCGTACTGATGACGTACTACCGCAACAACATCGCTCATATGCTGATGCTGCCGTCGCTCATGGCGGCCATTATCACCCAGCATCGCCGTATTTCACGTCAGGAGCTGTTGCGCCACGTTGAGACGCTCTACCCAATGCTTAAAGCGGAGCTATTCCTGCGCTGGAGCAAGGAAGAACTGGCCGTTGAGCTGGATAAACTGACGGAAGAGCTGCGCCGTCAGGGGCTGATCACCGTTGCGAACGACGAGTTGCACATCAATCCGTCACGCTCCCGTACCCTGCAACTGCTGGCGGCCGGTGCGCGCGAAACGCTGCAGCGCTACGCCATTACGTTCTGGCTGCTGAGCGCGAACCCGTCGATCAACCGCGGCACGCTGGAGAAAGAGAGCCGGACGCTGGCGCAGCGCCTGTCCGTTCTGCACGGCATTAACGCCCCGGAATTCTTCGACAAAGCGGTCTTCAGCTCGCTGGTGCTGACGCTGCGTGACGAAGGCTTCATCAGCGATACGGGCGATGCCGAGCCAGAAGAGACGCTGAAGGTTTACCAGATGCTGGCTGAACTGATTACGTCGGATGTGCGCTTGACGATTGAGAGCGCGACGCAGGGCGAGTAA
- the gntR gene encoding gluconate operon transcriptional repressor GntR: MKKKRPVLQDVADRVGVTKMTVSRFLRNPEQVSVALRGKIAAALDELGYIPNRAPDILSNATSRAVGVLLPSLTNQVFAEVLRGIESVTDAFGYQTMLAHYGYKPELEEERLESMLSWNIDGLILTERTHTARTLKMIEVAGIPVVELMDSQSPCLDIAVGFDNFEAARQMTAAIIARGHRHIAYLGARLDERTIIKQKGYEQAMLDANLTPYSVMVEQSSSYTSGIELMRQARREYPQLDGIFCTNDDLAVGAAFECQRLGLKIPEDMAIAGFHGHDIGQVMEPRLASVLTPRERMGRIGAERLLARIRGETVTPKMLDLGFTLSPGGSI, encoded by the coding sequence ATGAAAAAGAAACGCCCCGTACTTCAGGATGTCGCCGATCGCGTCGGTGTGACCAAAATGACGGTCAGCCGTTTTTTACGTAACCCGGAACAGGTTTCCGTGGCGTTGCGTGGCAAGATTGCCGCCGCCCTTGATGAACTGGGTTATATTCCCAACCGCGCCCCCGATATTCTCTCCAATGCGACCAGCCGTGCGGTGGGCGTTCTGCTTCCTTCCCTGACCAACCAGGTTTTCGCTGAAGTTCTGCGCGGCATTGAAAGCGTCACCGATGCGTTTGGCTACCAGACCATGCTCGCTCACTATGGGTACAAGCCGGAACTGGAAGAGGAACGTCTTGAATCAATGCTTTCCTGGAACATTGACGGCCTGATTTTAACCGAACGTACCCACACTGCCCGCACGCTCAAAATGATTGAAGTCGCCGGTATTCCGGTGGTGGAGCTCATGGACAGCCAGTCGCCATGCCTCGACATCGCCGTTGGGTTCGATAACTTTGAAGCGGCTCGTCAGATGACAGCGGCGATCATCGCCCGCGGTCATCGTCATATTGCCTATCTGGGTGCGCGTCTTGATGAACGTACTATCATCAAACAGAAGGGATACGAGCAGGCGATGCTCGACGCAAATTTAACCCCGTACAGCGTGATGGTGGAGCAGTCCTCATCTTACACCTCGGGTATTGAGCTGATGCGTCAGGCACGACGCGAGTATCCGCAACTGGACGGTATTTTCTGTACCAACGATGACCTTGCGGTCGGTGCAGCGTTCGAATGCCAGCGTCTGGGGTTGAAGATCCCTGAGGATATGGCGATTGCCGGCTTCCACGGCCACGATATTGGTCAGGTGATGGAGCCGCGTCTGGCGAGCGTTCTGACACCGCGTGAACGCATGGGCCGCATTGGCGCAGAACGCCTGCTGGCGCGCATTCGTGGAGAGACGGTTACCCCTAAAATGTTAGATTTAGGTTTCACCTTGTCACCGGGTGGATCTATTTGA
- the gntK gene encoding gluconokinase: protein MSTTNHDHHVYVLMGVSGSGKSAVASEVAHQLQAAFLDGDFLHPRSNIMKMASGEPLNDDDRKPWLQALNDAAFAMQRTNKVSLIVCSALKKTYRDLLRDGNPNLSFIYLKGDFGVIESRLKARKGHFFKTQMLVTQFEALQEPGEDEKDVLVVDIDQPLEGVVASTIEVINKRQ from the coding sequence TTGAGCACGACTAATCACGATCACCACGTTTACGTCCTGATGGGCGTGTCCGGTAGCGGTAAATCTGCCGTGGCGAGCGAAGTGGCGCATCAACTTCAGGCTGCGTTTCTTGATGGTGACTTCCTCCATCCGCGCAGCAACATCATGAAAATGGCTTCCGGCGAGCCGCTGAACGACGACGACCGCAAACCGTGGTTGCAGGCGCTGAATGACGCCGCGTTCGCGATGCAGCGCACCAACAAAGTTTCCCTGATCGTCTGCTCCGCGCTGAAAAAAACCTACCGCGACCTGCTGCGCGACGGCAATCCGAACCTCTCGTTCATCTACCTGAAAGGCGATTTCGGGGTGATTGAAAGCCGTCTGAAAGCGCGTAAAGGCCACTTCTTTAAAACCCAGATGCTGGTGACGCAGTTCGAAGCGCTTCAGGAGCCGGGTGAAGATGAAAAAGACGTCTTAGTGGTTGATATCGATCAGCCGCTGGAAGGTGTTGTAGCCAGCACCATCGAGGTCATTAACAAAAGGCAGTAA
- the gntU gene encoding gluconate transporter, giving the protein MSTLTLVLTAVGSVLLLLFLVMKARMHAFVALMVVSIGAGLFSGMPLDKIAATMEKGMGGTLGFLAIVVALGAMFGKILHETGAVDQIAVKMLKSFGHSRAHYAIGLAGLICALPLFFEVAVVLLISVAFSMARHTGTNLVKLVIPLFAGVAAAAAFLLPGPAPMLLASQMHADFGWMILIGLCAAIPGMIIAGPLWGNFISRYVELHIPDDITEPHLGEGKMPSFGFSLSLILLPLVLVGLKTIAARFVPVGSAAYEWFEFIGHPFTAILVACLVAIYGLAMRQGMPKDRVMEICGAALQPAGIILLVIGAGGVFKQVLVDSGVGPALGEALTGMGLPIAVTCFVLAAAVRIIQGSATVACLTAVGLVMPVIEQLNYSGAQMAALSICIAGGSIVVSHVNDAGFWLFGKFTGATEAQTLKTWTLMETILGTTGAIVGMIAFTLLS; this is encoded by the coding sequence TTGAGTACATTAACGCTAGTTTTGACAGCAGTGGGTTCGGTATTGCTGCTGCTGTTTTTAGTGATGAAGGCGCGTATGCACGCCTTCGTTGCTTTGATGGTGGTTTCTATTGGTGCAGGTCTCTTTTCCGGTATGCCGCTCGACAAGATCGCCGCGACGATGGAAAAAGGGATGGGAGGCACGCTGGGCTTCCTGGCGATTGTGGTCGCGCTGGGCGCGATGTTTGGCAAGATTCTGCATGAGACGGGCGCGGTCGACCAGATTGCCGTCAAAATGCTCAAATCCTTCGGGCACAGCCGCGCGCACTACGCGATTGGCCTGGCCGGTCTGATTTGCGCACTGCCGCTGTTCTTCGAAGTGGCGGTGGTGCTGCTCATCAGCGTCGCCTTCTCCATGGCGCGCCATACCGGCACTAACCTCGTGAAGCTGGTCATTCCCCTGTTTGCGGGCGTGGCGGCGGCTGCGGCGTTTCTGCTGCCCGGGCCTGCCCCTATGCTGTTGGCCTCCCAGATGCACGCGGACTTTGGCTGGATGATCCTGATTGGCCTGTGTGCGGCCATCCCGGGGATGATTATCGCCGGTCCGCTGTGGGGCAATTTCATCAGCCGTTACGTTGAGCTGCACATTCCGGACGACATCACCGAGCCGCACCTGGGCGAAGGCAAAATGCCGTCATTCGGCTTTAGCCTTTCTTTGATCCTGCTCCCGCTGGTGCTGGTGGGCCTGAAAACCATCGCCGCGCGCTTTGTGCCGGTCGGTTCTGCCGCGTACGAATGGTTTGAGTTCATCGGTCACCCGTTCACGGCGATTCTGGTGGCGTGTCTGGTGGCGATTTACGGCCTGGCGATGCGCCAGGGTATGCCGAAAGACCGCGTGATGGAGATCTGTGGTGCCGCGCTGCAGCCTGCGGGTATTATCCTGCTGGTGATCGGTGCCGGCGGCGTGTTCAAGCAGGTGCTGGTGGATTCCGGCGTGGGCCCGGCTCTGGGTGAAGCACTGACCGGAATGGGCCTGCCGATTGCGGTAACCTGCTTCGTGCTGGCTGCGGCGGTGCGTATCATTCAGGGGTCTGCAACCGTGGCGTGCTTAACCGCCGTGGGTCTGGTGATGCCGGTAATTGAACAGCTCAACTACTCCGGTGCGCAGATGGCCGCGCTGTCTATCTGCATCGCGGGCGGTTCGATTGTCGTCTCGCACGTTAACGACGCTGGCTTCTGGCTGTTCGGCAAGTTTACCGGTGCGACCGAAGCGCAAACGCTGAAAACCTGGACGCTGATGGAAACCATCCTCGGCACCACCGGGGCCATTGTCGGGATGATTGCCTTTACGCTGCTCAGCTAA